One segment of Brassica napus cultivar Da-Ae chromosome C3, Da-Ae, whole genome shotgun sequence DNA contains the following:
- the LOC106434637 gene encoding isocitrate dehydrogenase [NAD] regulatory subunit 1, mitochondrial-like, with the protein MSRRSPTLLKNLANSRTQTRSVTYMPRPGDGAPRAVTLIPGDGIGPLVTNAVEQVMEAMHAPIYFEKYDVQGEMSRVPAEVMESIRKNKVCLKGGLKTPVGGGVSSLNVQLRKELDLFASLVNCFNLPGLPTRHENVDIVVIRENTEGEYAGLEHEVVPGVVESLKVITKFCSERIAKYAFEYAYLNNRKKVTAVHKANIMKLADGLFLESCREVAKKYPGITYNEIIVDNCCMQLVAKPEQFDVMVTPNLYGNLVANTAAGIAGGTGVMPGGNVGADHAVFEQGASAGNVGKDSIVRKNKANPVALLLSSAMMLRHLQFPSFADRLETAVKRVISEGKCRTKDLGGQSTTQEVVDAVIAKLE; encoded by the exons ATGTCTCGCCGATCACCAACTCTCCTGAAAAACCTCGCCAATTCAAGAACCCAGACCCGATCCGTAACCTACATGCCCAGACCCGGCGACGGAGCGCCACGCGCCGTGACTCTAATCCCGGGCGACGGGATCGGCCCTCTCGTGACCAACGCCGTGGAGCAGGTGATGGAAGCGATGCACGCGCCGATCTACTTCGAGAAGTACGACGTCCAGGGGGAGATGAGCCGCGTGCCGGCGGAGGTGATGGAGTCGATACGGAAGAACAAGGTGTGCTTGAAAGGCGGGCTCAAGACCCCCGTGGGCGGCGGCGTGAGCTCGCTGAACGTGCAGCTGAGGAAGGAGCTTGACCTCTTTGCGTCGCTGGTCAACTGCTTCAACTTGCCCGGGTTGCCCACGAGGCATGAGAATGTTGATATCGTTGTGATTAGGGAGAATACTGAAGGGGAGTATGCGGGGCTTGAGCATGAGGTTGTTCCTGGCGTTGTTGAGAGTCTTAAG GTGATCACGAAGTTCTGTTCGGAGCGTATAGCTAAGTATGCTTTTGAGTATGCTTACCTGAACAACAGGAAGAAAGTGACGGCGGTGCACAAGGCTAACATCATGAAGCTTGCTGATGGTTTGTTCTTGGAGTCTTGTCGTGAGGTTGCTAAAAAGTATCCAGGGATCACATACAATGAGATTATTGTCGATAACTGCTGCATGCAACTTGTAGCCAAGCCAGAGCAGTTTGACGTCATG GTAACACCCAATCTCTATGGTAATTTAGTTGCAAACACTGCCGCTGGTATTGCTGGAGGCACCGGAGTCATGCCTGGAG GAAACGTTGGGGCTGACCATGCGGTGTTTGAGCAAGGTGCATCAGCAGGAAATGTCGGGAAAGACTCGATAGTAAGGAAAAACAAAGCAAACCCAGTGGCGTTGCTTCTCTCATCAGCCATGATGCTTAGACATCTTCAGTTTCCTTCATTTGCTGACCGGCTCGAAACAGCAGTGAAGAGAGTGATCTCTGAAGGGAAGTGCCGGACTAAAGATCTTGGTGGACAAAGCACTACTCAAGAGGTCGTTGACGCAGTCATTGCAAAGCTGGAGTGA